The DNA sequence GAGATCGAGGTCCAGATCGTCAGGATGGGTGATGTCCTGGAAGGTGATCTTGAGCAGTTCGTCCGGTGCATAGCCGACGATGTCCGCAACCCGCCGGTTGACGTTCAGCCACTGTCCCTCGGGGCCGACATGCGCGATGCCCACGCTGGCATGTTCGAACGCGTTCCGGAACATGGCCTCCCGCGCGACGAGCGTTTCGCGCGACAGAAATTCCTGTTCCTGAGTGTCGTTCCCCATGCCCCGTCCTTGATGAAAGGATATTAATCGAGAAGACTATGCGAAAGTGTAGAACAGGTTACCCGAGCTGCGCCGTCCGCACCACACTGAATTATCTAAACTTTTTTCTCTCTATATCCGCCGCTTTGCGCCGTTTCCGCCGGTCGACTGCCGCGATACGCGCCCGGATCGCGCCATCCGATGGCCTGATTGCGCCCGCCCGGGTCTTGAGGCCCGGAACGCTCGGCCCCACCTCTTACGGATGAGGAATTGGATTCGCCTCCGTCGCAATTCTGCGCCATAATTGAATCCTGAAAAAACAAAGGAGACCGCCCGTGCAGATACAGATTACTGGCAAGCATATGGATCTCGGAGAGGCTCTGCGGAGCCGGATCGAAGATGGATTAGAGGCGGCAGTCAGTAAGTATTTCAACCGAAGTGGCGATGCCCGCGTATTCGTTTCACAGCAGGGCCCGTTCGTTGAAGTCGATTGCAATGTTCATCTGCCTTCAGGGATCATTCTGCAGTCCACCGGCAAGGCCGAAGACCCGTACGCCGCCCTCGAAAACAGTCTCGACAAGATGGAGAAACGGGTGCGCCGCTACAAGCGCCGCCTGAAGGATCACCACTCCGGCAATTCCGCCCCGATGCCAAGCGAACTGGCGCCGGAATCCGTGTTCCAGGTGAACGGGCACGACGCCGAGGACGACGAGCCTGTGGAAGGGTCGGATGACGCGCCGCTGACGGTTGCGGAGACATCGCACACAATTCGGACAATGAGCGTGTCGGAAGCCGTTATGCAGCTCGAACTGCAGGAAGTGCCGGCCCTCATGTTCAGAAATGCTGGCCATGACGGCCTGAATATGGTCTACCGCCGTCCAGACGGGCATATCGGATGGGTGGATCCCGAGAACGCCCGGAGGAACTAGGCCGGAAGACGGAAAGCAACCTCATGGCGACTGATTTGACCTCCCTGCTCGAAGGCGGGGTAATCATCCCTTCGTTTGATGCGAAGAGCCGCAAGCAAGCCATTCACGCCCTCGCTGAAGCCCTGGCAGAGGCGACCGGGCTGAGCCTGCGGGAAATCGAGGATGCCGTGATGGAGCGCGAGCGCCTGGGTTCCACGGGTGTGGGCGAAGGCGTCGCCATCCCGCATGCCCGGCTCGACGGCATCGAGGCCCCCATCGGCGGCTATCTCCGACTGGTGCACGGCGTCGATTTCGAAGCCATCGACGACCGTCCCTGTGACCTTGTCTTCATGCTGCTGGCCCCGAAATCCTCAGGCGCCGACCATCTTCGCGCCCTGGCGCAGGTCAGCCGCACCTTCCGCCAGAGTGCCATTCGCGACGCGCTGCGGGAGGCGAAGACCGAAGATGAGGTGAAAGCGATCGTGTGCCGGGAGTCGGCCGAACAATCGGCCTGACCGGATTTTCCCGAACACCATTAAAAAAGCCCGCCGGATGACCGGCGGGCTTTTTGTATGGCGGGATGTGCCCGGCGATCAGCCTTCGCTGGGCTGTTCGGCAAAGCCGCGCAGCTGGAGCAACGGCTCGATGGTCGGGTCAGAGCCACGGAAATTGCGGTACAATTCGTCGGCCTCGCGCAAGCCGCCAGCCTCATAGACCCATTTCTTCAGGCGGGCCGACAGCTCCGGATCGAAGATGTCGCCGGTCTCGCGGAAGGCCGTAAAGCCGTCGGCATCCAGGATTTCAGACCAGAGATAGGCGTAGTAGCCGGCCGAATAGCCGCCTGCGAAGATGTGGCTGAAATACTGGCTGCGATACCGCGGTTCGATTTCCGGGATCAGGCCGTACTCCTCAAGCACCTGACGCTCGAATTCGCGCGCATCGGTGATCTCGGCCGCCTCTTCCGAAGTCAGCATGTGCCAGCGCAGGTCCAGCAGCGATGCCGCGATGAATTCGGTGGTCTTGAAGCCCTGATTGAACGTGGCCGCCGCATTCATCTTGTCGATCAGCTCCATCGGGATCGGCTCACCGGTTTCGTAATGGTTGGCATAGGTTGCCAGAACTTCGGGGGCGCCTGCCCAATGCTCCAGGATCTGCGCCGGAAATTCGGTATAGTCGCGCGGTCCGTCGACGCCGGAGAAGGTCGAATAACGGATCTGCGTCAGCAGGCCATGCAGGCCATGACCGAATTCGTGGAACAGCGTCTCCACTTCATCAAACCGCATCAGGGTCGGCTCGCCTTCGGCCGGCGTGATCAGGTTGAGATTGTTGGAGACGATCGGCCGGACATTGTTGCCGTCGATATTGGACGTGTTGCGGAACGAGCTCATCCAGGCGCCGCCGCGCTTGGAATCCCGGGCGTACATGTCCATCATGAACAGGCCGAGATGCTCGCCGGTCTTGGCATCCGTGATCTCGTAGGAGGTGACGACCGGATTCCAGCCTTCCACCTCGACCGGCTCGATGGTGATGTCGAACAGTCTGGAGGCGACGTCGAATGCGCCTGTGCGCACGGCGCCCAGTTCGAAATAGGGTTTCAGCGCATTGTCATCAAAGGCGTAGAGGTCCTGACGGACCTTTTCGGCATAATGCCACCAGTCATGACCGGCGATCTGGAACTCGTCTCCGACCATGTCCTGCATGGCGGCGCGCTCTTCCTTGGCGCGGGCGAGGCCGGGTTCCCAGACTTTCAGCAGGAAGTCCTCGGCGCCTTTCGGCGTCTTCGCCATGCGGGTTTCAAGCTGGTAGTGCGCATGCGATTTGTATCCCATGAGCTCGGCACGCTTGGCGCGCAGCTGCGCAATCTTGATGGCCAGCGGGCCATTGTCATACTCACCTTCCGACGCGCGCAGCCGATACCCATTGAACATCTGCTCGCGCAGGTCGCGGTTCTCGCTCTGCGTCATGAAGGTCTCGTAGACTGAGCGGTCGACGGTGAGGACCCATTTGTCCTCTCCATCCACCTTGAGCGCATTCTTGAAGTCCTCGGACAGGCCGGCCAGGTCTGCTTCGTCGGTCACCTCGATCTTGAAGGCCTTGGTCGACAGCAGCAGGTTGCGCCCGAACTTGGTCGTCAGACCGGCGAGTTCTTCATTGATGGCAGCAACTTCGGCTTTCACGTCCGGCGACAGGTCTGCGCCATTGCGAACGAATTCGCGATAGGTCAGCTCCAGCAGGCGCGCATCCTGCTCGTCGAGGCCCAGGCGATCACGTTGGTCGTAGACCGCCTTCACGCGGTCAAACAGGCCCTGATTGAAGTTGATCGCGTCGGTTTCGCGGGTCAGCATCGGCCAGATTTCGGCTTCCAGATCGCTGAGCGTGTCATTGGTATCGGTGTTCGTGATGTTGGAGAACACGTTCAGAACCTTGTAGAGGGACTCCCCTGCCGTATCGAGCGCGACGACGGTGTTCTCGAAGGTCGGCGCATCCGGATTGTCGACAATGGCGTCAATCTCGGCGCGCAGCTCCAGAATGGCCTGCTTGGTGGCCGGCATGTAGTGCGCATCCTCGATCTCGGCGAAGGGTGGCACACCATAGGGCGTGTCCCATTCGGCGCGGAACGGGTTGCCCACAAGATCTGCCTCGCTCACTTCGATCTCCGGCAGGCTCGTTTCTTCGGCCGCGGTCTCTTCCGCAGCCGCCGCATCCGGCGCATCGGGTTTTGCGCCACAGGCCGTTACGACAAGAGCGAGCGCCGCAACGCTGCTCGCGAGCAAGGATTTTCTGGTCATTGAGTGTTCTCCGGTCCGTTGATGCCGTTTAGCGATAAATGAGCGCAAAAACCAGACCCGGACCACCTATTTCGGCAGGCCGGACACGACCTTGTGATACTCGGCAATGGTTTCGTCGAGAATCTGCGCCACGGGCTTGGCCTCGGTGATGCGTCCGGCGACCTGTCCGGTCAGTGCGATGCCGGCTTCCAGGTCGCCTCCGAAATAGACTTTCTGCGTGCCGGCAAACTCTCCGAATATGTTGTCGACCCCTTCTTTCAGGATGCGTTCCGTACGCTCCGTACGCAAGGCGCGCAGCGCCGGACCCGGCCCGGACCGGTTGAGGAAGACAGTGTCGGTGGCATCGGCTGCGAAGATTGCATCCTTCCAGTTCTGGTGCACCGGGCTTTCTTCGGAAGAGAGAATGCGCGTGCCCATCAGGATCCCCTCCGCGCCGAGCGCAAAGGCAGCCGCCATGCTGCGCCCGTCGGTGATGCCGCCCGCAGCCACGACGGGCACATTCACATGTTCACAGACCAGCGGAACCAGCACCATGGAGGCCACATCCTTCGGATTCTTGAAGCCGCCCCCTTCCCCGCCTTCGACGATCAGGCCGTCCACACCCGCCTCGATCGCCCGCAATGCCCCCTGCAGGGAGGGCACGACATGAAACACGGTCAGGCCGGCCTCCTTCAGCATCGATGTGTATTTCATCGGATCGCCGGCTGACGTGGTGACGAATTTGATACCCTGGTCGATGATGAAGTCGACAATGTTCGGGTCACGCACAAAGGCCTGCGCCACATTCACGCCGAACGGCTTGTCGGTGAGGTCCTTCATCTTGAGGATTTCCTCGCGGATGGCATCCAGCTCTCCGGAGGAGGTTTCGATAATGCCCATGCCACCGGCATTCGAGAAAGCCGAAGAGAGCGGCGCCCGGGCGATCCAGCCCATGGCCGCCTGGATGACGGGCTTTTCGATGCCGAGCATTTCGGTGATGCGGGTTCTAACGGGTGCAGCGGCCATGTGACTTCCTCCATTTTGCCGATAAAAGAAGGGGGAATCGCGGGGCCTGCAAGCCCTTGCCTTGCGTCAGCGCCCACCGGCAGGAAGACACAGCCATGATCCTGAGACCCCCCAATCCGGATGAACTGGCCGCCCTGTCAGACATGTGCCTTCGGTCCAAGGCCGTGTGGAATTATGACGAGGCCATGCTGGAAGCGTTCCGGGACGAACTGACCCTGACCGAAGACGACCTCGATTTCGACGCGGTGGTCGTTGCCGAAGACAAGCGCGGCGTCGCGGGCCTGGCCGAGGTTTCGCTGGAAGAAGACGGGACGAGCCATCTGGAGAAGCTGTTCGTGGAACCGGCCCGGCTCGGCGAGGGAACCGGAAAGATGCTCTATGTCTGGGCCTGCCGGTTCGCGCAGGGTCTGGGCGCGCGGGAATTGGTCATCGAGGCCGATCCGGATGCCGCCCCCTTCTATCGCCATATGGGCGCCGAGCCTGCGGGCGAAGCCGAATCCGGGTCCATTCCCGGACGGTTCCTGCCGAGGCTCCTCCACAAATTGTGATCCGGCATGACTGACCCCCTGCAAATCCTCATCGATGCCGATGCCTGCCCGGTCAAGGACGAGACCTACAAGGTCGCCCTGCGCCATGACGTGCCGGTGGTGATTGTCGCCAATGCCTATATCCGCATCCCCGAGCACCGGCTGCTCAGCCGCAAGATCGTGTCGGACGGGTTCGACGCCGCCGATGACTGGATCGCCGAGGCCGCAGATGCGCGCACGCTGGTCATCACGGCAGACATCCTGCTGGCCGACCGCTGCCTGAAGGCGGGCGCGCGCGTCATCGCCCCCAATGGCAAGCCGTTCACCGACGCCTCCATTGGCAGCGCCGTCGCCGTGCGGGCCATCCATGCCGACCTGCGCGCGGGCCTGGGAGACGGCATCCAGAGAGGCCCGGCCCCCTTCTCCAAGGCAGACCGGTCCCGCTTCCTGAACGCGCTGGACGCGGCGATTGTGGCGATGAAGAAAGCCCGCGCCTGACGCGGCCGGGCGGCGAGATACTTGCCCTTAACGCCTGAAGTGCTACAGCCTCGCCATGAACGGCATTACTCTTCACAAGGGCGACCTGCCCGACGGTCTCGATTTTGGCCCGGTTGTGGCGGTCGATACCGAGGCCATGGGCCTGAACCTGCTGCGCGACCATCTCACCCTCGTCCAGCTCTCCTCCGGCGATGGCACGGCCCATCTGGTACAGCTCGACCGGACCTATGACTGCCCGAACCTCAAAAAGGTCCTGACGGACCCGGACGTGCTCAAACTGTTTCATTTCGCGCGGTTCGACGTCGCCATGATGAAACGCTGGATGGGCATTGATTGCGCGCCGATCTGGTGCACCAAGATCGCCTCGAAACTGGCCCGCACCTATACCGACCGCCACGGCCTGAAGGATGTCGCCCGCGAGATTGCCGGTGCCGACATGTCGAAGGCGCAGCAGAGCTCTGACTGGGGCGCTGGTGAACTGACCGATGCGCAGCTGCAATATGCGGCGTCCGATGTGCTCTATCTGCACCGGATCAAGGAAGGCCTTGAAGCCATGCTGAAGCGCGAGGGCCGCCTGGAACTGGCGGAGGCGTGCTTTGCCTTCCTGCCGATCCGCGCGACGCTGGACCTGTCGGGCTGGGGCGAAACGGACATTTTTGCGCACAGCTAACCCATCTGTCATGCCTTCGCCGCTTTTGTTTCCGAGGCTGGGCCGCTAAACGTCGAGTGTAGACACCAAAGCAGGCACCCGCTTTTCATGGACGCCGTCAAGCATCACGATCCGGCATCATTATGGGCCCCCCGGCGTCAGCTGACGCTGGCCCAGGCGCGCAAACGCTCGCAGGCGGTGCGGCTGTTGCGGCTCGGCTTCTCCGCGCTGGCCGCCATCGCGATCGGCCTGTTCCTCGGCTACATCATCCGAAGCGCCATTGCGAAGGATGCCACTCCGGTCCAGGTCGGACAGGGCGAAGCCGTCACCATGCTGAATCCCCGCTTTTCGGGCCGGGATTCCCTGGGACAGAGCTTCCAGATCACGGCCGATTCGGCCCGACGCCGCCAGACGACCGGCACGCTGGTGGACCTGGTCAATCCGGTCCTCATGGATGAGAGCGGCAGCGAGATCAGTGCGCCATCCGGCATGTATGACCGCGAGGCCGGAATCCTGGAACTCTATGAAGACGTCCGGATCACCGATGCCGTCGGCTACATGTTCATGACGTCCGGCGCGCGCGTCTTCGTGGATGAGGGACGGGTCGAGGGCCTCTCGCCCCTGCAAGGCAGAGGGCCTCTTGGCGATATCAGCTGCGACTCGTATGAAGTTCTTGAAGATGGCAACCGGGTCATCTGCAAAGGCAATGTGAAAACAGTACTCTACCCTGCCCCGGCAGACACAGCGGACACAAGTGAAGGTGAAACGGATGACTCGCAATAAGGTTCTAGTTTCTCTGGCGGCCCTGGTTGCGCTGGCAGTGCCGGCGGTGGCGCAGATCTCGTCCGATGGCGGCCCGATCTACATCAATTCCGAACGGACCGAGAGCCTGGAGCGCGAGCGCAAGGTGCTGCTGGTCGGCAATGTCGACATCCAGCAGGGCGATGCCCGCCTGCGGGCCGATACGGTGACGATGATCTTTGCCGAACGGCCGGCCGGGGCGGCCGACACAACCGGCGTCGGCAGCGGCTTTGGCCAGATCCAGACCATGGTGGCCGAAGGCAATGTCTTCTACATCACCGCCGACATGAAGGCGAAAGGTGATCGCGGCGTCTATGATGCGGCCAGCGATGTCATCACCATGACCGGCAATGTGGCCCTGATGCGCGAGCGGGACGTGGCCGAGGGCGCAGTGCTGCGCGTGGAGATCGGCAATCGCCGCACCACGCTGGACGGGGGCGACGGCCGCACCCGGATGGTGATCGAACCGGACGGAAATTCGGGGAACTGAATTAATTTTAGCAAGATCGTGAAGCCGATCTTAAGTATGTCGGGGTAAGCCTTTTCCCGGGTGGCAAAATCCCAGCAGATTGAGGGACTCATCAGAGATGGCGGAGTCGGCCGAAGGCCTTGTCGTAAGCAATATTGCCAAGTCTTTTGGCAAGCGACAGGTCGTGCGCGACGTCTCCCTCAGCCTCAAACGCGGGGAAATTGTCGGCCTGCTTGGACCCAATG is a window from the Hyphomonas sp. genome containing:
- the raiA gene encoding ribosome-associated translation inhibitor RaiA codes for the protein MQIQITGKHMDLGEALRSRIEDGLEAAVSKYFNRSGDARVFVSQQGPFVEVDCNVHLPSGIILQSTGKAEDPYAALENSLDKMEKRVRRYKRRLKDHHSGNSAPMPSELAPESVFQVNGHDAEDDEPVEGSDDAPLTVAETSHTIRTMSVSEAVMQLELQEVPALMFRNAGHDGLNMVYRRPDGHIGWVDPENARRN
- a CDS encoding PTS sugar transporter subunit IIA, with protein sequence MATDLTSLLEGGVIIPSFDAKSRKQAIHALAEALAEATGLSLREIEDAVMERERLGSTGVGEGVAIPHARLDGIEAPIGGYLRLVHGVDFEAIDDRPCDLVFMLLAPKSSGADHLRALAQVSRTFRQSAIRDALREAKTEDEVKAIVCRESAEQSA
- a CDS encoding M3 family metallopeptidase — protein: MTRKSLLASSVAALALVVTACGAKPDAPDAAAAEETAAEETSLPEIEVSEADLVGNPFRAEWDTPYGVPPFAEIEDAHYMPATKQAILELRAEIDAIVDNPDAPTFENTVVALDTAGESLYKVLNVFSNITNTDTNDTLSDLEAEIWPMLTRETDAINFNQGLFDRVKAVYDQRDRLGLDEQDARLLELTYREFVRNGADLSPDVKAEVAAINEELAGLTTKFGRNLLLSTKAFKIEVTDEADLAGLSEDFKNALKVDGEDKWVLTVDRSVYETFMTQSENRDLREQMFNGYRLRASEGEYDNGPLAIKIAQLRAKRAELMGYKSHAHYQLETRMAKTPKGAEDFLLKVWEPGLARAKEERAAMQDMVGDEFQIAGHDWWHYAEKVRQDLYAFDDNALKPYFELGAVRTGAFDVASRLFDITIEPVEVEGWNPVVTSYEITDAKTGEHLGLFMMDMYARDSKRGGAWMSSFRNTSNIDGNNVRPIVSNNLNLITPAEGEPTLMRFDEVETLFHEFGHGLHGLLTQIRYSTFSGVDGPRDYTEFPAQILEHWAGAPEVLATYANHYETGEPIPMELIDKMNAAATFNQGFKTTEFIAASLLDLRWHMLTSEEAAEITDAREFERQVLEEYGLIPEIEPRYRSQYFSHIFAGGYSAGYYAYLWSEILDADGFTAFRETGDIFDPELSARLKKWVYEAGGLREADELYRNFRGSDPTIEPLLQLRGFAEQPSEG
- a CDS encoding nitronate monooxygenase: MAAAPVRTRITEMLGIEKPVIQAAMGWIARAPLSSAFSNAGGMGIIETSSGELDAIREEILKMKDLTDKPFGVNVAQAFVRDPNIVDFIIDQGIKFVTTSAGDPMKYTSMLKEAGLTVFHVVPSLQGALRAIEAGVDGLIVEGGEGGGFKNPKDVASMVLVPLVCEHVNVPVVAAGGITDGRSMAAAFALGAEGILMGTRILSSEESPVHQNWKDAIFAADATDTVFLNRSGPGPALRALRTERTERILKEGVDNIFGEFAGTQKVYFGGDLEAGIALTGQVAGRITEAKPVAQILDETIAEYHKVVSGLPK
- a CDS encoding GNAT family N-acetyltransferase, translated to MILRPPNPDELAALSDMCLRSKAVWNYDEAMLEAFRDELTLTEDDLDFDAVVVAEDKRGVAGLAEVSLEEDGTSHLEKLFVEPARLGEGTGKMLYVWACRFAQGLGARELVIEADPDAAPFYRHMGAEPAGEAESGSIPGRFLPRLLHKL
- a CDS encoding YaiI/YqxD family protein, whose translation is MTDPLQILIDADACPVKDETYKVALRHDVPVVIVANAYIRIPEHRLLSRKIVSDGFDAADDWIAEAADARTLVITADILLADRCLKAGARVIAPNGKPFTDASIGSAVAVRAIHADLRAGLGDGIQRGPAPFSKADRSRFLNALDAAIVAMKKARA
- a CDS encoding ribonuclease D — protein: MNGITLHKGDLPDGLDFGPVVAVDTEAMGLNLLRDHLTLVQLSSGDGTAHLVQLDRTYDCPNLKKVLTDPDVLKLFHFARFDVAMMKRWMGIDCAPIWCTKIASKLARTYTDRHGLKDVAREIAGADMSKAQQSSDWGAGELTDAQLQYAASDVLYLHRIKEGLEAMLKREGRLELAEACFAFLPIRATLDLSGWGETDIFAHS
- a CDS encoding LptA/OstA family protein; its protein translation is MTRNKVLVSLAALVALAVPAVAQISSDGGPIYINSERTESLERERKVLLVGNVDIQQGDARLRADTVTMIFAERPAGAADTTGVGSGFGQIQTMVAEGNVFYITADMKAKGDRGVYDAASDVITMTGNVALMRERDVAEGAVLRVEIGNRRTTLDGGDGRTRMVIEPDGNSGN